From the genome of Alosa sapidissima isolate fAloSap1 chromosome 14, fAloSap1.pri, whole genome shotgun sequence, one region includes:
- the bnc1 gene encoding zinc finger protein basonuclin-1 isoform X4, which yields MERCRTLTNVGYWYQDHQVTNMASAICCTLVNCNCDSFKPGKLKRRQCENCKHGWVAHALSKLKVHHMYQGSQVEIVHSNVVFDICSLMLYGTQAIPVRLKILLDRLFSVLKQEEVIQILNALDWTLQDYIRGYVLQDVAGKVLDRWAIMTFEEEIATLQQFLRFGETKSIVELMALQDKESQSVIVPSTRTNSDIRTFIENSTPRSPNLPIKVEKPSAGHVHHFENFINSMAFMLPFQLLNSVPAPLLGSPPDALQLDAAQRQEQQGRLDESGPPGESSLLGSSSASFASDLERTDNSLEAGIAKKEAEDFPTSDNYSDGPATPCMSSVSSEVNQMSPDNRMRSLEKSGGLKKGRVYCSACEKTFYDKGTLKIHYNAVHLKIKHKCTIEGCNMVFSSLRSRNRHSANPNPRLHMPMNRNNRDKDLRHTGSPSDVKSEKRAEYGAISTSVESRSVTSYMVNNADTKLQSSFPNISQSGILFPNLKTVQPVLPFYRSLVTPAELANTPGTLPSLPLISSSVPMKPVVSEASSEPVPKKKSRKSSMPIKIEKEAVEDMEELADGSDSDDEAPQAGREIEESEGRGRACRRQICSDSDDQGLDSHLEREHPSSALKRPFGFMQDSNADMDRGKEEDGSYYADEGPRHSAEGSVITCTSPKLREHHNHSSNSMPESEEDGCANKQMQEKACDSIYADSNHRVSNGPLFQKLADEKDNSEVCADEYSNRDADTDPHSMCMDNKDDQLHHCEICNKTFKNPYSVKMHYRNVHLKEMHLCTVDGCNAAFPSRRSRDREIASDFRQDFSTKDPVGQTSVIFKGHNRMGLVFPMSKTAESTEHPAEASVEDEAVLDLSTTAASRGSGHSSWDSDVGSEEGVALEDSDESCDGLSLGPGESLGTELTERSPGSHTPQLQASSPITCQLCQKVYSNKGTFRAHYKTVHLRLLHKCKVPGCDTTFSSVRSRNRHSQNPNLHRNMTVSTAHEQE from the exons GCTATTTGCTGTACCTTGGTGAACTGTAATTGTGATAGTTTCAAACCTGGGAAACTGAAGAGGCGACAGTGTGAAAATTGCAAGCATGGATGGGTAGCTCATG CACTGAGTAAATTGAAGGTGCACCACATGTACCAGGGCAGTCAAGTGGAGATTGTCCACTCCAATGTGGTGTTTGACATCTGCAGTCTGATGCTGTATGGGACACAGGCCATCCCGGTGCGCCTCAAGATCCTACTGGACCGCCTCTTTAGCGTTCTCAAGCAGGAAGAAGTCATCCAGATCCTCAATGCACTAGACTGGACCCTCCAGGATTACATCCGGGGATATGTTCTTCAG GATGTGGCAGGGAAAGTGCTGGACCGCTGGGCTATTATGACCTTTGAAGAGGAGATCGCCACATTGCAGCAATTTCTGCGCTTTGGAGAAACCAAGTCCATTGTGGAGCTGATGGCTCTCCAGGACAAAGAGAGCCAGTCCGTCATCGTTCCAAGCACCCGCACCAACTCCGACATCCGGACCTTCATCGAGAACAGCACACCACGCAGCCCCAACCTGCCCATCAAGGTGGAGAAGCCCAGCGCGGGCCATGTGCACCACTTTGAGAACTTCATCAACAGCATGGCGTTCATGCTGCCCTTCCAGCTGCTGAACTCGGTGCCCGCTCCGCTCCTGGGCTCGCCGCCAGACGCGCTCCAGCTGGACGCGGCGCAGCGGCAGGAGCAGCAGGGCCGGCTGGACGAGTCGGGCCCGCCAGGGGAGAGCAGCCTCCTCGGCTCCAGCTCGGCCTCCTTCGCCTCCGACCTGGAGCGCACCGACAACTCCCTGGAGGCTGGCATCGCCAAGAAAGAAGCGGAGGACTTCCCCACCAGCGACAACTACTCGGACGGCCCGGCCACCCCGTGCATGTCCTCCGTGAGCTCGGAGGTCAACCAGATGTCCCCAGACAACAGAATGAGGTCCCTGGAGAAGAGTGGCGGCCTGAAGAAGGGCCGCGTGTACTGCAGCGCCTGCGAGAAGACCTTCTACGACAAGGGCACGCTGAAGATCCACTACAACGCCGTCCACCTGAAGATTAAGCACAAGTGCACCATCGAGGGCTGCAACATGGTCTTCAGCTCGCTGCGCAGCCGCAACCGCCACAGCGCCAACCCCAACCCCCGTCTGCACATGCCCATGAACCGCAACAACCGCGACAAGGACCTGCGCCACACCGGCTCCCCCTCCGATGTGAAAAGCGAAAAGCGGGCCGAATATGGCGCCATCTCCACCAGCGTCGAGAGCCGCTCGGTCACCAGCTACATGGTCAACAATGCGGACACCAAGCTCCAGAGCAGCTTCCCCAACATCAGCCAGAGCGGCATCCTCTTCCCCAACCTGAAGACGGTGCAACCCGTGCTGCCCTtctaccgtagcctagtcaccCCAGCCGAGCTGGCCAACACCCCAGGAACCCTCCCCTCACtgcccctcatctcctcctccgtcCCCATGAAGCCAGTGGTCAGCGAGGCGTCCTCAGAACCAGTACCAAAGAAGAAATCGCGCAAGTCCAGCATGCCCATCAAGATCGAGAAGGAGGCGGTGGAGGACATGGAGGAGCTGGCCGACGGCAGCGACTCGGACGACGAGGCTCCTCAGGCCGGCCGAGAAATCGAGGAGTCTGAGGGCAGAGGTCGGGCATGCAGGCGACAGATATGCAGCGACAGCGATGATCAAGGGCTGGACTCACACTTGGAGAGGGAACACCCATCGAGCGCTTTGAAGAGGCCCTTCGGCTTCATGCAGGACTCAAACGCCGACATGGACCGCGGCAAGGAGGAGGACGGCTCATACTATGCTGACGAGGGGCCGAGGCACAGCGCGGAGGGCAGCGTGATCACCTGCACATCGCCTAAACTACGAGAGCACCACAAtcacagcagcaacagcatgcCTGAGTCCGAGGAGGACGGCTGCGCTAACAAGCAGATGCAAGAGAAGGCCTGCGACTCCATCTACGCCGACAGCAATCACAGGGTGAGCAATGGTCCGCTCTTTCAAAAACTCGCAGATGAGAAAGACAACAGTGAGGTCTGCGCTGACGAGTACAGCAATCGCGACGCAGACACCGACCCTCACTCTATGTGCATGGACAATAAAGACGACCAGCTCCACCACTGTGAGATCTGCAATAAAACTTTCAAAAATCCGTACAGCGTCAAAATGCATTACCGGAACGTACACCTGAAGGAGATGCACCTGTGCACTGTTGATGGCTGCAATGCTGCTTTTCCTTCCCGGAGAAGCAGAGACAG GGAAATTGCCAGTGACTTCCGGCAAGATTTCTCCACGAAAGACCCCGTTGGGCAGACGTCCGTGATCTTTAAGGGCCACAATCGCATGGGCCTGGTCTTCCCCATGAGCAAGACGGCCGAGAGCACGGAGCACCCAGCGGAGGCATCGGTAGAGGACGAGGCGGTGCTGGACCTGAGCACCACGGCTGCCTCCCGCGGCAGCGGCCACTCATCCTGGGACTCGGACGTGGGCAGTGAGGAGGGAGTGGCCCTGGAGGACAGCGATGAGAGCTGTGACGGACTGAGCCTGGGGCCGGGCGAGAGCCTGGGCACGGAGCTGACGGAGCGCTCCCCTGGGTCCCACACTCCACAGCTGCAGGCCAGCTCCCCCATCACCTGCCAACTCTGCCAGAAGGTGTACAGCAACAAAGGCACCTTCAGGGCACACTACAAGACAGTTCATCTCCGTCTGCTGCACAAGTGCAAGGTTCCGGGCTGTGACACCACATTCTCTTCAGTCAGGAGCCGGAACCGGCACAGTCAGAACCCTAACTTACACAGGAACATGACTGTAAGCACTGCTCATGAACAAGAGTAG
- the bnc1 gene encoding zinc finger protein basonuclin-1 isoform X3, which yields MSQAICCTLVNCNCDSFKPGKLKRRQCENCKHGWVAHALSKLKVHHMYQGSQVEIVHSNVVFDICSLMLYGTQAIPVRLKILLDRLFSVLKQEEVIQILNALDWTLQDYIRGYVLQDVAGKVLDRWAIMTFEEEIATLQQFLRFGETKSIVELMALQDKESQSVIVPSTRTNSDIRTFIENSTPRSPNLPIKVEKPSAGHVHHFENFINSMAFMLPFQLLNSVPAPLLGSPPDALQLDAAQRQEQQGRLDESGPPGESSLLGSSSASFASDLERTDNSLEAGIAKKEAEDFPTSDNYSDGPATPCMSSVSSEVNQMSPDNRMRSLEKSGGLKKGRVYCSACEKTFYDKGTLKIHYNAVHLKIKHKCTIEGCNMVFSSLRSRNRHSANPNPRLHMPMNRNNRDKDLRHTGSPSDVKSEKRAEYGAISTSVESRSVTSYMVNNADTKLQSSFPNISQSGILFPNLKTVQPVLPFYRSLVTPAELANTPGTLPSLPLISSSVPMKPVVSEASSEPVPKKKSRKSSMPIKIEKEAVEDMEELADGSDSDDEAPQAGREIEESEGRGRACRRQICSDSDDQGLDSHLEREHPSSALKRPFGFMQDSNADMDRGKEEDGSYYADEGPRHSAEGSVITCTSPKLREHHNHSSNSMPESEEDGCANKQMQEKACDSIYADSNHRVSNGPLFQKLADEKDNSEVCADEYSNRDADTDPHSMCMDNKDDQLHHCEICNKTFKNPYSVKMHYRNVHLKEMHLCTVDGCNAAFPSRRSRDRHSANLNLHHKLLTKDHYGASSTIYSTSSLCREIASDFRQDFSTKDPVGQTSVIFKGHNRMGLVFPMSKTAESTEHPAEASVEDEAVLDLSTTAASRGSGHSSWDSDVGSEEGVALEDSDESCDGLSLGPGESLGTELTERSPGSHTPQLQASSPITCQLCQKVYSNKGTFRAHYKTVHLRLLHKCKVPGCDTTFSSVRSRNRHSQNPNLHRNMTVSTAHEQE from the exons ATGTCGCAG GCTATTTGCTGTACCTTGGTGAACTGTAATTGTGATAGTTTCAAACCTGGGAAACTGAAGAGGCGACAGTGTGAAAATTGCAAGCATGGATGGGTAGCTCATG CACTGAGTAAATTGAAGGTGCACCACATGTACCAGGGCAGTCAAGTGGAGATTGTCCACTCCAATGTGGTGTTTGACATCTGCAGTCTGATGCTGTATGGGACACAGGCCATCCCGGTGCGCCTCAAGATCCTACTGGACCGCCTCTTTAGCGTTCTCAAGCAGGAAGAAGTCATCCAGATCCTCAATGCACTAGACTGGACCCTCCAGGATTACATCCGGGGATATGTTCTTCAG GATGTGGCAGGGAAAGTGCTGGACCGCTGGGCTATTATGACCTTTGAAGAGGAGATCGCCACATTGCAGCAATTTCTGCGCTTTGGAGAAACCAAGTCCATTGTGGAGCTGATGGCTCTCCAGGACAAAGAGAGCCAGTCCGTCATCGTTCCAAGCACCCGCACCAACTCCGACATCCGGACCTTCATCGAGAACAGCACACCACGCAGCCCCAACCTGCCCATCAAGGTGGAGAAGCCCAGCGCGGGCCATGTGCACCACTTTGAGAACTTCATCAACAGCATGGCGTTCATGCTGCCCTTCCAGCTGCTGAACTCGGTGCCCGCTCCGCTCCTGGGCTCGCCGCCAGACGCGCTCCAGCTGGACGCGGCGCAGCGGCAGGAGCAGCAGGGCCGGCTGGACGAGTCGGGCCCGCCAGGGGAGAGCAGCCTCCTCGGCTCCAGCTCGGCCTCCTTCGCCTCCGACCTGGAGCGCACCGACAACTCCCTGGAGGCTGGCATCGCCAAGAAAGAAGCGGAGGACTTCCCCACCAGCGACAACTACTCGGACGGCCCGGCCACCCCGTGCATGTCCTCCGTGAGCTCGGAGGTCAACCAGATGTCCCCAGACAACAGAATGAGGTCCCTGGAGAAGAGTGGCGGCCTGAAGAAGGGCCGCGTGTACTGCAGCGCCTGCGAGAAGACCTTCTACGACAAGGGCACGCTGAAGATCCACTACAACGCCGTCCACCTGAAGATTAAGCACAAGTGCACCATCGAGGGCTGCAACATGGTCTTCAGCTCGCTGCGCAGCCGCAACCGCCACAGCGCCAACCCCAACCCCCGTCTGCACATGCCCATGAACCGCAACAACCGCGACAAGGACCTGCGCCACACCGGCTCCCCCTCCGATGTGAAAAGCGAAAAGCGGGCCGAATATGGCGCCATCTCCACCAGCGTCGAGAGCCGCTCGGTCACCAGCTACATGGTCAACAATGCGGACACCAAGCTCCAGAGCAGCTTCCCCAACATCAGCCAGAGCGGCATCCTCTTCCCCAACCTGAAGACGGTGCAACCCGTGCTGCCCTtctaccgtagcctagtcaccCCAGCCGAGCTGGCCAACACCCCAGGAACCCTCCCCTCACtgcccctcatctcctcctccgtcCCCATGAAGCCAGTGGTCAGCGAGGCGTCCTCAGAACCAGTACCAAAGAAGAAATCGCGCAAGTCCAGCATGCCCATCAAGATCGAGAAGGAGGCGGTGGAGGACATGGAGGAGCTGGCCGACGGCAGCGACTCGGACGACGAGGCTCCTCAGGCCGGCCGAGAAATCGAGGAGTCTGAGGGCAGAGGTCGGGCATGCAGGCGACAGATATGCAGCGACAGCGATGATCAAGGGCTGGACTCACACTTGGAGAGGGAACACCCATCGAGCGCTTTGAAGAGGCCCTTCGGCTTCATGCAGGACTCAAACGCCGACATGGACCGCGGCAAGGAGGAGGACGGCTCATACTATGCTGACGAGGGGCCGAGGCACAGCGCGGAGGGCAGCGTGATCACCTGCACATCGCCTAAACTACGAGAGCACCACAAtcacagcagcaacagcatgcCTGAGTCCGAGGAGGACGGCTGCGCTAACAAGCAGATGCAAGAGAAGGCCTGCGACTCCATCTACGCCGACAGCAATCACAGGGTGAGCAATGGTCCGCTCTTTCAAAAACTCGCAGATGAGAAAGACAACAGTGAGGTCTGCGCTGACGAGTACAGCAATCGCGACGCAGACACCGACCCTCACTCTATGTGCATGGACAATAAAGACGACCAGCTCCACCACTGTGAGATCTGCAATAAAACTTTCAAAAATCCGTACAGCGTCAAAATGCATTACCGGAACGTACACCTGAAGGAGATGCACCTGTGCACTGTTGATGGCTGCAATGCTGCTTTTCCTTCCCGGAGAAGCAGAGACAG GCACAGCGCCAACTTAAACCTCCACCACAAGCTGTTGACCAAAGATCACTATGGAGCGTCCAGCACAATCTATTCCACGTCCTCTCTTTGCAGGGAAATTGCCAGTGACTTCCGGCAAGATTTCTCCACGAAAGACCCCGTTGGGCAGACGTCCGTGATCTTTAAGGGCCACAATCGCATGGGCCTGGTCTTCCCCATGAGCAAGACGGCCGAGAGCACGGAGCACCCAGCGGAGGCATCGGTAGAGGACGAGGCGGTGCTGGACCTGAGCACCACGGCTGCCTCCCGCGGCAGCGGCCACTCATCCTGGGACTCGGACGTGGGCAGTGAGGAGGGAGTGGCCCTGGAGGACAGCGATGAGAGCTGTGACGGACTGAGCCTGGGGCCGGGCGAGAGCCTGGGCACGGAGCTGACGGAGCGCTCCCCTGGGTCCCACACTCCACAGCTGCAGGCCAGCTCCCCCATCACCTGCCAACTCTGCCAGAAGGTGTACAGCAACAAAGGCACCTTCAGGGCACACTACAAGACAGTTCATCTCCGTCTGCTGCACAAGTGCAAGGTTCCGGGCTGTGACACCACATTCTCTTCAGTCAGGAGCCGGAACCGGCACAGTCAGAACCCTAACTTACACAGGAACATGACTGTAAGCACTGCTCATGAACAAGAGTAG
- the bnc1 gene encoding zinc finger protein basonuclin-1 isoform X2, whose amino-acid sequence MFNTKLHMEIQAICCTLVNCNCDSFKPGKLKRRQCENCKHGWVAHALSKLKVHHMYQGSQVEIVHSNVVFDICSLMLYGTQAIPVRLKILLDRLFSVLKQEEVIQILNALDWTLQDYIRGYVLQDVAGKVLDRWAIMTFEEEIATLQQFLRFGETKSIVELMALQDKESQSVIVPSTRTNSDIRTFIENSTPRSPNLPIKVEKPSAGHVHHFENFINSMAFMLPFQLLNSVPAPLLGSPPDALQLDAAQRQEQQGRLDESGPPGESSLLGSSSASFASDLERTDNSLEAGIAKKEAEDFPTSDNYSDGPATPCMSSVSSEVNQMSPDNRMRSLEKSGGLKKGRVYCSACEKTFYDKGTLKIHYNAVHLKIKHKCTIEGCNMVFSSLRSRNRHSANPNPRLHMPMNRNNRDKDLRHTGSPSDVKSEKRAEYGAISTSVESRSVTSYMVNNADTKLQSSFPNISQSGILFPNLKTVQPVLPFYRSLVTPAELANTPGTLPSLPLISSSVPMKPVVSEASSEPVPKKKSRKSSMPIKIEKEAVEDMEELADGSDSDDEAPQAGREIEESEGRGRACRRQICSDSDDQGLDSHLEREHPSSALKRPFGFMQDSNADMDRGKEEDGSYYADEGPRHSAEGSVITCTSPKLREHHNHSSNSMPESEEDGCANKQMQEKACDSIYADSNHRVSNGPLFQKLADEKDNSEVCADEYSNRDADTDPHSMCMDNKDDQLHHCEICNKTFKNPYSVKMHYRNVHLKEMHLCTVDGCNAAFPSRRSRDRHSANLNLHHKLLTKDHYGASSTIYSTSSLCREIASDFRQDFSTKDPVGQTSVIFKGHNRMGLVFPMSKTAESTEHPAEASVEDEAVLDLSTTAASRGSGHSSWDSDVGSEEGVALEDSDESCDGLSLGPGESLGTELTERSPGSHTPQLQASSPITCQLCQKVYSNKGTFRAHYKTVHLRLLHKCKVPGCDTTFSSVRSRNRHSQNPNLHRNMTVSTAHEQE is encoded by the exons ATGTTCAACACAAAGCTTCACATGGAGATCCAG GCTATTTGCTGTACCTTGGTGAACTGTAATTGTGATAGTTTCAAACCTGGGAAACTGAAGAGGCGACAGTGTGAAAATTGCAAGCATGGATGGGTAGCTCATG CACTGAGTAAATTGAAGGTGCACCACATGTACCAGGGCAGTCAAGTGGAGATTGTCCACTCCAATGTGGTGTTTGACATCTGCAGTCTGATGCTGTATGGGACACAGGCCATCCCGGTGCGCCTCAAGATCCTACTGGACCGCCTCTTTAGCGTTCTCAAGCAGGAAGAAGTCATCCAGATCCTCAATGCACTAGACTGGACCCTCCAGGATTACATCCGGGGATATGTTCTTCAG GATGTGGCAGGGAAAGTGCTGGACCGCTGGGCTATTATGACCTTTGAAGAGGAGATCGCCACATTGCAGCAATTTCTGCGCTTTGGAGAAACCAAGTCCATTGTGGAGCTGATGGCTCTCCAGGACAAAGAGAGCCAGTCCGTCATCGTTCCAAGCACCCGCACCAACTCCGACATCCGGACCTTCATCGAGAACAGCACACCACGCAGCCCCAACCTGCCCATCAAGGTGGAGAAGCCCAGCGCGGGCCATGTGCACCACTTTGAGAACTTCATCAACAGCATGGCGTTCATGCTGCCCTTCCAGCTGCTGAACTCGGTGCCCGCTCCGCTCCTGGGCTCGCCGCCAGACGCGCTCCAGCTGGACGCGGCGCAGCGGCAGGAGCAGCAGGGCCGGCTGGACGAGTCGGGCCCGCCAGGGGAGAGCAGCCTCCTCGGCTCCAGCTCGGCCTCCTTCGCCTCCGACCTGGAGCGCACCGACAACTCCCTGGAGGCTGGCATCGCCAAGAAAGAAGCGGAGGACTTCCCCACCAGCGACAACTACTCGGACGGCCCGGCCACCCCGTGCATGTCCTCCGTGAGCTCGGAGGTCAACCAGATGTCCCCAGACAACAGAATGAGGTCCCTGGAGAAGAGTGGCGGCCTGAAGAAGGGCCGCGTGTACTGCAGCGCCTGCGAGAAGACCTTCTACGACAAGGGCACGCTGAAGATCCACTACAACGCCGTCCACCTGAAGATTAAGCACAAGTGCACCATCGAGGGCTGCAACATGGTCTTCAGCTCGCTGCGCAGCCGCAACCGCCACAGCGCCAACCCCAACCCCCGTCTGCACATGCCCATGAACCGCAACAACCGCGACAAGGACCTGCGCCACACCGGCTCCCCCTCCGATGTGAAAAGCGAAAAGCGGGCCGAATATGGCGCCATCTCCACCAGCGTCGAGAGCCGCTCGGTCACCAGCTACATGGTCAACAATGCGGACACCAAGCTCCAGAGCAGCTTCCCCAACATCAGCCAGAGCGGCATCCTCTTCCCCAACCTGAAGACGGTGCAACCCGTGCTGCCCTtctaccgtagcctagtcaccCCAGCCGAGCTGGCCAACACCCCAGGAACCCTCCCCTCACtgcccctcatctcctcctccgtcCCCATGAAGCCAGTGGTCAGCGAGGCGTCCTCAGAACCAGTACCAAAGAAGAAATCGCGCAAGTCCAGCATGCCCATCAAGATCGAGAAGGAGGCGGTGGAGGACATGGAGGAGCTGGCCGACGGCAGCGACTCGGACGACGAGGCTCCTCAGGCCGGCCGAGAAATCGAGGAGTCTGAGGGCAGAGGTCGGGCATGCAGGCGACAGATATGCAGCGACAGCGATGATCAAGGGCTGGACTCACACTTGGAGAGGGAACACCCATCGAGCGCTTTGAAGAGGCCCTTCGGCTTCATGCAGGACTCAAACGCCGACATGGACCGCGGCAAGGAGGAGGACGGCTCATACTATGCTGACGAGGGGCCGAGGCACAGCGCGGAGGGCAGCGTGATCACCTGCACATCGCCTAAACTACGAGAGCACCACAAtcacagcagcaacagcatgcCTGAGTCCGAGGAGGACGGCTGCGCTAACAAGCAGATGCAAGAGAAGGCCTGCGACTCCATCTACGCCGACAGCAATCACAGGGTGAGCAATGGTCCGCTCTTTCAAAAACTCGCAGATGAGAAAGACAACAGTGAGGTCTGCGCTGACGAGTACAGCAATCGCGACGCAGACACCGACCCTCACTCTATGTGCATGGACAATAAAGACGACCAGCTCCACCACTGTGAGATCTGCAATAAAACTTTCAAAAATCCGTACAGCGTCAAAATGCATTACCGGAACGTACACCTGAAGGAGATGCACCTGTGCACTGTTGATGGCTGCAATGCTGCTTTTCCTTCCCGGAGAAGCAGAGACAG GCACAGCGCCAACTTAAACCTCCACCACAAGCTGTTGACCAAAGATCACTATGGAGCGTCCAGCACAATCTATTCCACGTCCTCTCTTTGCAGGGAAATTGCCAGTGACTTCCGGCAAGATTTCTCCACGAAAGACCCCGTTGGGCAGACGTCCGTGATCTTTAAGGGCCACAATCGCATGGGCCTGGTCTTCCCCATGAGCAAGACGGCCGAGAGCACGGAGCACCCAGCGGAGGCATCGGTAGAGGACGAGGCGGTGCTGGACCTGAGCACCACGGCTGCCTCCCGCGGCAGCGGCCACTCATCCTGGGACTCGGACGTGGGCAGTGAGGAGGGAGTGGCCCTGGAGGACAGCGATGAGAGCTGTGACGGACTGAGCCTGGGGCCGGGCGAGAGCCTGGGCACGGAGCTGACGGAGCGCTCCCCTGGGTCCCACACTCCACAGCTGCAGGCCAGCTCCCCCATCACCTGCCAACTCTGCCAGAAGGTGTACAGCAACAAAGGCACCTTCAGGGCACACTACAAGACAGTTCATCTCCGTCTGCTGCACAAGTGCAAGGTTCCGGGCTGTGACACCACATTCTCTTCAGTCAGGAGCCGGAACCGGCACAGTCAGAACCCTAACTTACACAGGAACATGACTGTAAGCACTGCTCATGAACAAGAGTAG